The Pectobacterium parmentieri genome segment TTGCGCGTCATTCTGCCGCAACTGCTGTCACGGCTGTTGATTTCCCTGCGGCTGCTGCTGGGCGCGGCGTGGCTGTTCCTCATCTCTGCCGAAGCGATTTCAGCAACGGCGGGGCTGGGCTACCGCATCTTTCTGGTACGTCGCTATTTGGCGATGGACGTGATTCTGCCTTACGTAGTGTGGATCACGCTGCTGGCATGGTTGATGGATATGGTACTGCGCTGGCTGCATCGCCGCTGGTTCCCGTGGTCAGAGGAAAGCAAAGCATGAGTTTTATCGAGATCGATAACATCTGGCAAGAATACGGCGACCACGTCGTGCTGGAACGGCTCAACCTGAACGTTGAGGAAGGGGAATTCTGCACGATGGTCGGTGCATCCGGCTGCGGTAAATCCACCTTTTTACGTCTGCTGCTGGGGCAGGAAACGCCCAGTCGTGGCGAAGTACGGCTCGAAGGGAAACTGCTACCCGCCGAACCGGATGCCAGCCGCGGCGTGGTGTTTCAGCGCTATTCGGTTTTCCCACATTTAACCGTGCTGGAAAATGTGGTGATTGGACTAGAAATACCGCGCTCCCCTTGGCTAGGCAGGCTGTTTGGACGGCGTAAGCAGGAGGCGCGCGACAGAGCAGCCCGTATGCTGGCACGCGTCGGGCTTGGGCATACGATGAACAAATATCCCAATCAACTTTCCGGCGGGATGCAGCAGCGGCTTGCGATTGCTCAAGCGTTTATTGTCCAGCCACGCATCCTGCTGCTTGATGAACCCTTTGGGGCGCTGGATCCCGGCATTCGCGGTGATATGCACACCCTGTTACTGGAGCTGTGGCGTGAAACCCGCTTAACGGTCTTTATGGTCACCCACGATTTGCCAGAAGGCTTCCACCTTGGCACACGTTTGCTGGTGTTCGACAAGGTGCGTGTCGATCCCCATGCGCCGGAAGCCTATGGCGCACGCATTACTTATGACATTCCGCTGAATCAGGCGCGCCTCGCCACGCGCCAGCGTGCGGTTACGCCGCTGTCTCCTGCTGTCAGCGCGATGGCATCCCCCGTTTAAGGAGCTTTCTGTTATGACAGAGATACAGACATCGACAAAGATATCGACAGGCCGGCCAACGTTTGATGAAGAAACGGTGCCGGGCGGAGGCCATACCTCCTTCATTCTCAAGCGCGGACAAATTTTGCGGATCACGGATGTAGAGGGCGGCGGCAATGTCGGCCTGCTGCTGTTTAACGCGCGCCAGACCAGCGAACGCCTAAACCTGCCGGACACCCTGAAAGGGCAACATACCGCCAAATTAACGGTTGGGCACTGCCTCTATTCCGATATGGGGCGCGTGCTGGCAGCGATCGTTACCGATACGTGCGGCTGGCACGACAGTTTTGGCGGTGTGCTTAATGCGCAGGAGGTACATGAGAAATACGGGCAGGGACGTTATCAGGAATTGCGCAACGGTTTTTTCCGTAACGGTATGGATAACCTGCTGGTCGAGATGGGGAAATGGAACCTCAATCTGCAAGATTTGCTGATGACGATCAACCTATTCAGCAAAGTCACGGTGGATGCGCAGGGGCAATTTCATTTTCATGCCAATCATTCGCAGACGGGAGACTACATCGAGCTGTATGCACCGATGGACACGCTGGTCGTGTTGACCGCTTTGCAGCACCCGATGGATCCCAACCCGACGTATGCGCCGCGTCCGATTGCACTCACCTGGAGTCGAGGAGAGGGCGAGGATGTCGCCAAATACTGCCGTGAGTTCCGTGAGGAAAATACACGCGCGTTTCACAATACCGAACGCGGTTACCTGTAAGGAGGCCGGGTATGACGTTAATTGCCAGCAATAAAATAGTCGAGGACGCGGTCTTCCGCCATGTCATCCCAGCCGGAGAACCCTATCTGTTTGAGGTAAAACAAGGGCAAACATTGCGGCTGCTGGATTTAGAAGGTAATCAGGCGGTGGATACGTTGTTCTATCGTGTCGATAACCCGCGTGAACGCTACGATCCACAACGTACGCTACGCCGTCAGAATAACGTCTATCTGACGACAGGTAGCGTGCTGTATTCCAACCTTGGTAATCCGTTATTGACGATCGTCGCTGATACCTGTGGTCGGCACGACACCTTGGGTGGAGCTTGTGCGCAGGAGAGCAATACCGTGCGCTATGCGCTCGACCGACGCTACATGCACAGTTGCCGTGACAATTTTCTTTGTGCTTGCCTGCACGATGGCCGACTGAACAAGCAAGATATTGGCGCGAACATCAACTTCTTTATGAACGTGCCGGTAACGGCGGAAGGCGGGCTGACCTTCGAGGACGGCATTTCCGCGCCGGGAAAATACGTGGAGTTACGTGCTGAAACGGACGTCGTCGTGCTGATTTCCAACTGTCCGCAGCTTAACAACCCATGTAACGGTTGGAATCCGACGCCTGCGGAGGTGCTGGTATGGAATTGACGCCGGATCGAGATCGTGAAAAACACATGCGTTGGCTGCGTGTGAAAATGTGGCTGGTGAGTGCGCTGGAAGCGAGGGCAAATCGGTATTTTCTGCCGCTGACGAGCCGTTCTTCGTCTGACAAAACCTGATAATTTCGGTGTTGTGGCACATCTCTACATTCTTTGACCGTGACCGCGATGGACGACCATCATGCGGATCGCATTTTGGCGGGACGACCTGCCCTTGCATGAGTCTAGCGTATGTTCGATACACTTCTGATTGCTAACCGTGGTGCGATTGCGTGCCGTATTCTGCGTTCACTGCGCGAGATGAACGTCCGTGGCGTCGCGGTCTACTCTGATGCCGATATCAGCAGCCTGCATATTCAGGATGCCGATGAAGCTATTAGTCTGGGAGAGGGTGCGGCGGCACATACCTATCTGGATGTCGCGAAAATTTTATCGGCGGCGCAGCGTAGCGGCGCGCAGGCCATTCATCCGGGATATGGTTTTCTGTCCGAAAATGCGGCGTTTGCCGAAGCCTGCGAAGCGGCGCAGATCGCTTTTGTCGGGCCGACGCCGCAGCAACTGCGCGTATTCGGCTTAAAACATACCGCGCGGGCGCTGGCGAAAAAACACAACGTTCCGCTGCTGGAAGGCACCGAACTGCTGGAAAACAGCAACGCTGCCTTGCGAGCAGCGGCAGAGATCGGCTATCCGGTCATGCTCAAAAGCACGGCGGGAGGCGGCGGGATTGGGATGCGCGTCTGCTATAGCGCCACGGAACTGTCCGAGGTGTTTGATACGGTAAAGCGACTGGGGCAGAACAATTTCAGCGACGCGGGCGTTTTCATCGAAAAATATATCGAACGCGCCCGGCATCTTGAGGTACAGATTTTTGGCGATGGTCAGGGCGAGGTACTGGCTTTGGGCGTTAGGGACTGTTCGGTGCAGCGTCGCAACCAGAAAGTCATTGAAGAAACGCCCGCGCCTAATCTGCCGAACGGCGTCGCCGACGCGCTGTGTTCTGCGGCAATCAGTCTGGCTCAGGCGGTGGATTACCGCAGCGCGGGGACGGTGGAGTTCGTTTATGACAGCGCGACCGATCGTTTCTACTTCCTTGAAGTCAATACGCGCCTACAGGTCGAGCACGGCGTGACGGAGCAGGTCTGGGGCGTGGATCTGGTGCGTTGGATGATTGAACTGGCCGCTGGCGATCTGCCGCCGTTACGTGAGCTGGCAGCCCAACTGAACCCGCAGGGGCATGCGATTCAGGCGCGTCTGTACGCTGAAGATCCGGGCAAACAATTCCAACCATCACCGGGATTATTGACGGAAGTCGAATTCCCCGCGTCAGAAGGACGCAGCCTGCGCGTCGATACTTGGGTGACCGCCGGGTGTGACATTCCCCCATTTTTTGACCCGATGCTGGCGAAGATCATCGCCTGCGCACCAACCCGTGAACAGGCAATGGTTGTGCTGGATCGGGCGCTGGCGGATACGCGACTCTACGGCGTGGAACACAACCGTGACTATCTACGTCAGATTCTGGCGGCAGAGCCGTTTGCCTGCGGCCTACCGTGGACGCGCTGTCTTGATGCGCTGGCCTATAAGGCGGCAACCTGCGAAGTGGTGAGCGCGGGTACGCAAACCACCGTACAGGATTACCCTGGACGTCTTGGATATTGGTCGGTCGGTGTGCCACCGTCGGGTCCGATGGACGATCGGGCGCTGCGTTTAGGGAATCGACTCGTGGGTAATCCAGCGGGAACGGCTGCGCTGGAGATCACGATGAACGGGCCGACATTGCGTTTTAATACGGATGCGGTGGCGGTTGTTACGGGGGCGGTTATCGCTATTGAGATAGACGGTCAGCCCGTCCCGATGGATCGCGTATTTGCGATACCGGCCGGTGCCACACTGCGTTTAGGGGCAATACAGAAACAGGGCGTGCGCAGCTATCTCTGCCTGCGCTGTGGCATTGAGGTGCCAGATTACCTTGGCAGTAAAAGCACGTTCACGCTGGGGCAGTTTGGCGGCCATGCCGGACGTGCGCTGCGGGCGGGGGATGTCTTGCATCTTGTTACGCTGGAGGACAGACGCGTCGGCGACAGTCTGCCGGATGTGTTACGCACCACCTTGTCTGCGGTACGTGAACTACGCGTGATTTATGGCCCGCATGCGGCACCGGACTATTTTACGCCTGCCTATATGGAAACCTTTCTCTCCACCGAATGGGAAGTGCATTTTAACTCCAGCCGCACAGGCGTGCGCTTGATTGGGCCGAAACCGGAGTGGGTTCGTGATAGCGGCGGAGAGGCCGGGCTGCATCCTTCGAACATTCACGATAACCCGTATGCCATCGGGGCGGTGGATTTCACGGGAGATATGCCGGTCATTCTGGGGCCGGATGGCCCAAGTCTGGGCGGCTTCGTTTGTCCAGTGACGGTGATTGAAGCCGACCTGTGGGCGTTGGGGCAGCTTAATGCCGGCGATCGCGTGCGCTTTATCCCCGTTGATCTCACCACGGCGCGTTCGCTGGCATTGGCGCGTCATGCTGAGGTAGAACGGCTTGCGCCGATTAATATCGACTGGTCGCCTGCCTCGCTCATTTCTCCCGTCGTGCTGGATATCGGTGACGCGGATAAACGGCTGGTTGCCCGGCTGTCCGGTGATACCCATCTGTTGCTGGAAGTGGGGGCGGCGGAGTTGGATGTGGCGCTGCGTTTTCGTGTCCATGCGCTGATGCTGGCGCTGGAGCAACAGACGATCGATGGCATCATTGACGTGACGCCGGGTATTCGCTCGTTGCAGGTGCACTATCGCCCCGAAGTGCTTTCGTTACAGCACCTTTTGGATGTGCTTTCTACGCTGTGGCAGGACGTTTGCGCCCAGCAAAATCTAACCGTGCCATCGCGGGTGGTTTATCTGCCGCTGTCCTGGGACGATCCCGCCTGCCAATTGGCGATTCAGAAATACATGACGACGGTACGCCGCGATGCGCCTTGGTGCCCAAGTAATCTTGAGTTTATTCGTCGTATTAACGAACTGGATAATCTCGATGAGGTATATCGCACGGTGTTTGACGCCAGCTATCTGGTGATGGGGCTGGGCGATGTTTACCTCGGTGCGCCCGTTGCGACACCGTTGGATCCGCGCCACCGTTTAGTCACGACCAAATATAACCCGGCGCGTACCTGGACGGCGGAAAATTCGGTGGGTATTGGCGGTGCTTACCTGTGTGTTT includes the following:
- a CDS encoding urea amidolyase associated protein UAAP2 yields the protein MTLIASNKIVEDAVFRHVIPAGEPYLFEVKQGQTLRLLDLEGNQAVDTLFYRVDNPRERYDPQRTLRRQNNVYLTTGSVLYSNLGNPLLTIVADTCGRHDTLGGACAQESNTVRYALDRRYMHSCRDNFLCACLHDGRLNKQDIGANINFFMNVPVTAEGGLTFEDGISAPGKYVELRAETDVVVLISNCPQLNNPCNGWNPTPAEVLVWN
- a CDS encoding ABC transporter ATP-binding protein, giving the protein MSFIEIDNIWQEYGDHVVLERLNLNVEEGEFCTMVGASGCGKSTFLRLLLGQETPSRGEVRLEGKLLPAEPDASRGVVFQRYSVFPHLTVLENVVIGLEIPRSPWLGRLFGRRKQEARDRAARMLARVGLGHTMNKYPNQLSGGMQQRLAIAQAFIVQPRILLLDEPFGALDPGIRGDMHTLLLELWRETRLTVFMVTHDLPEGFHLGTRLLVFDKVRVDPHAPEAYGARITYDIPLNQARLATRQRAVTPLSPAVSAMASPV
- a CDS encoding urea amidolyase associated protein UAAP1, which gives rise to MTEIQTSTKISTGRPTFDEETVPGGGHTSFILKRGQILRITDVEGGGNVGLLLFNARQTSERLNLPDTLKGQHTAKLTVGHCLYSDMGRVLAAIVTDTCGWHDSFGGVLNAQEVHEKYGQGRYQELRNGFFRNGMDNLLVEMGKWNLNLQDLLMTINLFSKVTVDAQGQFHFHANHSQTGDYIELYAPMDTLVVLTALQHPMDPNPTYAPRPIALTWSRGEGEDVAKYCREFREENTRAFHNTERGYL
- the uca gene encoding urea carboxylase, translated to MFDTLLIANRGAIACRILRSLREMNVRGVAVYSDADISSLHIQDADEAISLGEGAAAHTYLDVAKILSAAQRSGAQAIHPGYGFLSENAAFAEACEAAQIAFVGPTPQQLRVFGLKHTARALAKKHNVPLLEGTELLENSNAALRAAAEIGYPVMLKSTAGGGGIGMRVCYSATELSEVFDTVKRLGQNNFSDAGVFIEKYIERARHLEVQIFGDGQGEVLALGVRDCSVQRRNQKVIEETPAPNLPNGVADALCSAAISLAQAVDYRSAGTVEFVYDSATDRFYFLEVNTRLQVEHGVTEQVWGVDLVRWMIELAAGDLPPLRELAAQLNPQGHAIQARLYAEDPGKQFQPSPGLLTEVEFPASEGRSLRVDTWVTAGCDIPPFFDPMLAKIIACAPTREQAMVVLDRALADTRLYGVEHNRDYLRQILAAEPFACGLPWTRCLDALAYKAATCEVVSAGTQTTVQDYPGRLGYWSVGVPPSGPMDDRALRLGNRLVGNPAGTAALEITMNGPTLRFNTDAVAVVTGAVIAIEIDGQPVPMDRVFAIPAGATLRLGAIQKQGVRSYLCLRCGIEVPDYLGSKSTFTLGQFGGHAGRALRAGDVLHLVTLEDRRVGDSLPDVLRTTLSAVRELRVIYGPHAAPDYFTPAYMETFLSTEWEVHFNSSRTGVRLIGPKPEWVRDSGGEAGLHPSNIHDNPYAIGAVDFTGDMPVILGPDGPSLGGFVCPVTVIEADLWALGQLNAGDRVRFIPVDLTTARSLALARHAEVERLAPINIDWSPASLISPVVLDIGDADKRLVARLSGDTHLLLEVGAAELDVALRFRVHALMLALEQQTIDGIIDVTPGIRSLQVHYRPEVLSLQHLLDVLSTLWQDVCAQQNLTVPSRVVYLPLSWDDPACQLAIQKYMTTVRRDAPWCPSNLEFIRRINELDNLDEVYRTVFDASYLVMGLGDVYLGAPVATPLDPRHRLVTTKYNPARTWTAENSVGIGGAYLCVYGMEGPGGYQFVGRTLQMWDRYRGVDAFNGKPWLLRFFDQIRFYPVSADELLSIRRDFPLGRYPLRIEQSELALSAYQDFLSREAEDIETFRVRQRAAFEAERERWRIAGQAVTDSADVVIEDTVEAVILPGQIGVESPISGNLWQVTTEVGKTVAEGETLMILESMKMEIPIVSPQRGMVREIRCQPGASVRAGQCVVVLDTLTE